TCCAAGTGACTTGTGACCTGCAatatgttttattttacagttgaaaagacaaacaaagcttctttttttcaattcataagaTCTTTCATGATTTAATGACAAAACATTGTGTTCTAATGTGCATTGCttttctcagttttttttcttcaccttCTTTAAACTTCTTTAAATGACGCATCAAAAAAACGATGCACTTACTGAGCGGAAGAATTCATGTTTCAAAACCATAGTCAGATGATGAACTTTGTACTTCAAGGGAATACAAACAAATGTGgttctgtatatactgtatatatctatgTACATATTTCATCTCATTTTTATTTCAATATAAATTGACATTATAAAATAATTCACACCATACAAATTATATGGAGCTCCCCATGTTTGTAAATGTTAAGATATGATGGTGGAAATGTACAATTTCGGTTCTGTTCTGAAGTATAGATGACTGCTGAGATTCAGAGTAAGAGCATACAGCATGAGGAATAGAACTTGTACCATGTACTTCAAATTACTACAAAATGATATTTAACAACGATAGTAaaaacagatttttaaaaaaatgaattcacTATTGTTGACAAAAAGCAGCATGTCAAATTACAGATAACCATGTAATGTTTTGACACGTTTGCCCCTTAAGAATGTATGCATATACGTATGTTGTGTCAGGTATTCTTAAGCCAATAGGTAACTTCATCCATCACACAATAACAATATAATATCACTAACTGATTTCACCATATCGTCACATTTCTTCACAAACAATCAGACATTCTTCCACAGAGTGCTGCGattctttttcattcaagggttTCTGGCTTAGATCCAAATGATTTGAGTGTAAGCGAATTACACATTCAAAAGTTCCTTGAACattccccaacccccctcccaaaTTCTTATGGGCTGAAACACATTTTCTCCAAGTTCTGCACAGGACAAGGAGGTGAAATTAAAAGCATAAACTGGTATTCACAGAGGACATAAAACATCATGCATGTCATTGAGACACTATTTAAATAGAATagaaaaaacaatgaaataaagaaaaatagAGAGGTCCAGTCAGGAAGTCTCCGAATACAAGCCTGACTTCATTCAAAATCTTAAGTTTTTCAGTCGCAGTGCTTCATTATTCTTTAGTGCAATGATACTTTGTGGTCGGTTAGTCCTTCTGCTGATGTTGTTTAAGCTTTCTCTAACTTCTCTAATTCTGTGACAAAGATAAGATGATCCTCTGGTGATTTGCCATGCGATTTACTCAGGTGCAGTTTGACTGCGTGCTTGCTGACAAAGGTCCGATTGCACAGTTTGCACTGATATATGCCATTGGCGTCCTCCTCGGATAAACCGAGGGCACCAAAAGTCTTGTCTGTGATGATCTTTGCGACTGCCTGCTCCTCTCTCATAATGTCCAAAGACAGTTTGGATAGGTCCTTCAAGCTGAAGCCTAAATGGGACTCCAGGTGGCTAATGTAGGAGGAAGGAGTTCTGAACTGCGAAGCACAGTCACTGCACAGGAACAAGGGCTGACCCGAGTCAATGTTCTTCAGGAACTTGGTGCCGCCTGATCGCCTCAGCTGGTACTTCACGTTGGCCAGCCAGTGGGAAATCGTGGTCATGGAGAGGCCGGTGAATTTACAGATGTGGACCCTCTCCTGAGGTCCCAGGTCCGTGATGACGAACTTGCCCTCCGGCGTCTCGCGGAGGCTGGAGGCGAACTGGGCCTGGAGTATGAGCAGGTGCTGGGGGTTCCAGTTGGACTGCCTGCCTTTTCTCCTCTGGATCGGGGTGAGCTCCTCGAGGGTGTCCTCGAAGGCGCTCACATCCACGTCCGACTTCTCCGAGATGGAGGACGGCGTGGAGGAGGACTTTGGCGTGATGTGGCCCGAGAGGTTCTTCACCATGTCGGAGATATCCATGAGGGCATTTTCCCGCAGCGGCGAGGACACCTCGCTGATGAGGTCAGCGATCATGGGCTGGCTGTTGGTTTTCATGctgatactgttgttgttgttgttgaacttacaattgttgttgttattgttattgttggtgTTACTGTTGGTTATCACCGTGGGAGTGCCGTTGCTGTTATGACCGTTGCTGCTTTTGGACTTGGTCAAGTCCATGGGCTGATCATCACAGTCTGAAAACTGGCTGCTGCTGTTGAGATCCCTCTGTTGTTCAGGCTGTGTggggttgctgctgttgttgttgctgtaaaTGGGGCTGTCCATCATGTTGTTACTAATCTTATACAACATGGCCAGGGGGTCCAGTAAGGGACTGACCACTTTGGACGCCTTGCCTAAGTGACTGTTCATTATGGACTGCAGTGCGCTAAGGGGGTTGATGAAGGGCTGTTCAGGCGACTGGTCCGTGATTATTCCCATACCACTGCAGCCATTTTTAATTGGTGGCTTGGCGGCCTCCGCACCATTCTTGATGACACTACTGGCGTGTGTTTCCTTGCGACCCTCATCCCCGCGActtggtggtggcagtggtggtggtgttggttgtTCCCGCTTCGGCTTGTCCAATGTGCCGTTTTTTAGTGGTTTGACGAAATCCTCAGAAGGAATCGCCGGTTTCTTGTCAGTCGGCACGGCCACAGGTGATGGCTTTGCCGAGCTTGCGTTTGATTTGGTGTCAGACGGcttagtctctctctccttcttgggAGGTATTTTGCCTGTGACTTTCTCAACCAGTTCTTCCATGGCCAACACATTGCTCTTGTGGTTGAGAGGAGGAGACGGGCTGCAGGGAGAGTGTATGGGGTTATTCATGTCTGATGCAAGGGACTTCAGGCTAGTGGCACTGAAGGTGGGCTTCATTTGCACGCTCTGCACAGCCGACAGCGATGGCTTCATTGTGCCTTGCAACTGGTAGGCAGCATGGATACTTGGGTACCCTCCCCACGTGGGTGTGCCTGTCTGGGCCTTATTGATGGCGCAGGACACTGTATTCTCGAGAGATTTGAGGATATCTAAGCCCTCTCTGGGAGAGTCTTCAAGGTCTTCCTCTCGGAGATATTTAAAACTGCCCGTCTTTACAGTCTTTTCTGGTCTGTCTGTCGGGtcgtcttctttctcctctttgaTCTTTTTCTCAGTCACAGGTTTTTTCTCTACTTCATTTGTCATGTCAGTCATCTCCTCCagcttctccttcctctcctcagtCTTGGGGGTGTGAGGTGGCTGCTTGGGCGGCGAATCGGGTCGTGACTTGAGAGTGGGGGCTGGCAGGCGAGTGGTGGTTGGCGGCAGGGGTATGGATTGAATTTTCTCCTCGATAACAGGATCAAAAACAAGCTGCTTCCCCTTTTTCGAGGCCGTGTTGGTGACCTTTAGAAAGTGGCCAGTCACCATCATGTGGGCTGTCAGCTGCTGTAGTGTATCATGGGAACTGCCACACTCCATGCATTTCAGAATTTGGGCTTTTCGGGCCTCAAACTGCCAGGTGTAACTGGCGCCATTCTGGTAGCCGTAGCGGTTGTTTGGAGTGACGTATGGGTTAGCGATTTTCTGGTCTTTGGAGCTCTCTGCCAGCGGGATGCCTGGTGTGCCCGTAGGGACAGGCTCGGGCGAGCAGGGCGACACTACCAGGTCCTGAAACACTCGCTTTTTGGTAGGGGGTAACAGCTTTGTCGCCAGAGCAGGCATGGGCTCTTTGAGAGGCACTTTCTGGTAGTGTTTCGTTTTGATCATGTGGACGCTCAGGTCCTGCAGGGACTCAAAGGAGTGGCCGCAGTACATGCACTTCAGAACCTTCTGGGCGTCCTCCTTGCCCTCCATCTCCATGAGAGACCTTTTCCTCGGCTTGGACCACTTCTTCCCGTGGTCTTCCTCTTTGTCTTTGTTGTTGTCGCGGTAGTGCCCCGTCTCGTTCATGTGCACGGTGAGGCCCACTAGCGTGTCGTAAGCCCCGCTGCAGTCCTTGCACCTGAACTTGCTGGCGCCGGTGAACACTGGCCCGAATAGTTTGTTATTCTGCCGGTACAGCTGCACTGTGCTAAACAGGCTGGGCTCAGGCAGCAGGTGATAGGGCGTGTGCTGAAGTGTCTTAGCCAGCGCAGCTTGGTGCCAGTCATATGCAATGCCACCACCCGCACCAGAGGCATTAGCTGTAACATTACCACTAATGTTGTTTGGCGTGGGGCTGACACTcgtagcggcagcagcagcggcggcggcagaagcggcagcagcagcagcggcggtggtGGCAGTTGTGGTGGGGGTGGTATTAGAGGGTGTGCTACTTGAGCTGCTGGTGCTGGCACTGCTTTTGCCAACAGCACtggcgacagcagcagcagcactggtgCTCTCCTTGATGCTGCTGGCcacgctgttgctgctgctaccgctgccGCCGCTGGTACAGTTCTCGCCAGCGGCCACCGCCATCTGCATGTTCTTCATGATGTCCTGGCTGATGCTGGACCAGGACGCGTCGGAGATCAGGTTGGCGTAGATGGCCTTCATCTGGGCCAGGCTGTCCTGCAGTGACATCCCCGCCCCCACGGCCGCCACCCCGGCCGCAGCCGACGCCTCCATGCCCTCCATGTCCTCCACGCCGCCATCTTTGTCCTGTCCGCCATCTTTGGAGGACGTGCTCCGGAAGTCGGCCAGGAGCTGCTCGCTGCCGTCGCTGAGGGGCGAGCCGTAGCCCGGGTCCGGGTTGGTGCCGTTGCTGAGCGGGGAGTTCTGGTAGCTCAGCTGGTCGTGGTCGTGGTCGTGGTCGTGGTCGTGGTTGAGGTCGTGGTCGGCATGGTGgccgtcctcctcctccgtgtAGGGGTAGTCGGTGTCCTGGCCGTCCAGGGACAGGCCGTCGTCCTGCAGGTGCTCCTCCTCGTCAGGGTTGCCTGCCTTGAATTCATCCTCTGGCCCGTACGCTggaacacagagagggagagagagagagagacagagagaaaacacaaCAGACGGTTAGACTTTGTTTCAATTCTCTTTGTTACTTTATGTGGGTACAGATGAACAAAGCACAGTAGGTTAGATTAAGCACTTATCCtcagagagagagtaaataaacACAACATAAGGTTACACTTAATATACACTTTCATTattaattgattgattcattggttgattgattgcCTTATTGCAGGTGTTGTTCAAGACAAAATTAACCATTTATAACCTTTTAGTCAACTAAGTCAACAAAAATCTGGACCaataaggggaaaaaacacaccCGAAAAGGAGTTGGAAGAAGCAATGCATACTAAATCCCACCCTTATTCATTCAATCTATACAATGTACATTAATACTTTCCATGTTGCATTAATTAGCTACAGTTTAGCAAAGTTCATAACAGCGTGTAAGATTAGGTACCCTTCGGATATGCTTAGTTCTGATATGTACAGTGTAGTAATGCATACAATTACATCTATTTTTGAGACATGTAGATGCACTATTAAAGAACCTGTACAATATGTGAGAATTATTATCTCAATAAAATAGACCTTGAAAGTGCCTCATAATACCACATAtgccactgtgtgtttgtgagcacctTAATTATGAACGCTTCAAATAGATGGTATTAATGTTACGACCTTAAAGAACTGAAGAGTGACAAGCGAATAAACGCTTTATAGTATTGATGGGAAATTTTACAGGCCTTTTGTTGTTCAGTTTGCGTTCACTGAgcatgttgtgtgagtgtgttggagaCTGAGAGGAGGGTAAGTGCCCTTGCATGGCTGCCTGTATTTATAAGCCACGGCCGCGTAATGACTTCAAAGGAATTTTTGTCAATAGTCCTAGTAGAGGACACTGGTTTGCAATTATATAGTGGCAAACATCCATATCTTGACTATGATAGATAGTACCCTCCACTGCGCAGGCTAACAAAGCTATCGAACCCTTCGGCTCAGCAAGGGCAAAGGCATCCATACATAAAAAATCCCCAGCCCAGTTTGCGAAGAAAGAAACGCACACCAGCAAAACTACAGCTGATGGACAAGGACTTCAATACCTGCATAAATaacagccattttttttttactatgaacCCAACAATCAAAACGTTCAAAGTACGAAACTTTATTTAAAAACATATTATTTCAGGGAGAAAATGCTGAAGTATGACTACTCCTTGTTACTGTTGAATATCTGAAAATACACTGCCAACAAATATACCATATGCAACCAACACTTAGAGACATGCCACCTTTTCTGGAAATAGATAGCAGCGCTAGCTCCTCCATCAACATATCACTTTTGAAGGACTTTCTCTCAGTGTGCTCTCCGCGTACCTATAAACCCTCTgactccctccatttctctctccacctctccctttctctctctctctctctctctctctctctctctctctctctctctctctctctctctctctccctcattctctgtctctttctcactcttcacctctttctctctctctctctctttcacggtTCTGTCTCCTgttcatctatctctctttctcttcacctctctctctttctggcttgttctctctctctctctctctctctctctcgttccctctctcctgCAGTTAGAGGGCACAGGCTGTGTCTGACTTTGATCCAGTTTCCCCTGCCACAGAAGCACTCACTGTCGGCTTCCTctaagagggagtgagagagggagcgagggaacacgagggagagagggaaagagagagggatagagagagagagaaaggaatagagagagagggagagaggaaacacGGGAGAGACCAaaagagggatagatagagagagagagagagcgagtgatagagaagagagagagagagcgagtgcgagGCTGCGTCTGAGCTGCTGCCAGGGATTCGCCGCTTCCACGTTGCCCGCTGGAGTGGAGCTGGCAGAGGGAGGCAGGAAGCTCGCGCCGAGTGTCGCAGCGAGACGCGAGTGGAAATGACATGTCGTGTTGTCACGGTCCGTGCTGTACTAAATCTCGGGGAGT
The Engraulis encrasicolus isolate BLACKSEA-1 chromosome 20, IST_EnEncr_1.0, whole genome shotgun sequence genome window above contains:
- the LOC134435740 gene encoding teashirt homolog 1-like — translated: MPRRKQQAPRRASAYGPEDEFKAGNPDEEEHLQDDGLSLDGQDTDYPYTEEEDGHHADHDLNHDHDHDHDHDQLSYQNSPLSNGTNPDPGYGSPLSDGSEQLLADFRSTSSKDGGQDKDGGVEDMEGMEASAAAGVAAVGAGMSLQDSLAQMKAIYANLISDASWSSISQDIMKNMQMAVAAGENCTSGGSGSSSNSVASSIKESTSAAAAVASAVGKSSASTSSSSSTPSNTTPTTTATTAAAAAAASAAAAAAAATSVSPTPNNISGNVTANASGAGGGIAYDWHQAALAKTLQHTPYHLLPEPSLFSTVQLYRQNNKLFGPVFTGASKFRCKDCSGAYDTLVGLTVHMNETGHYRDNNKDKEEDHGKKWSKPRKRSLMEMEGKEDAQKVLKCMYCGHSFESLQDLSVHMIKTKHYQKVPLKEPMPALATKLLPPTKKRVFQDLVVSPCSPEPVPTGTPGIPLAESSKDQKIANPYVTPNNRYGYQNGASYTWQFEARKAQILKCMECGSSHDTLQQLTAHMMVTGHFLKVTNTASKKGKQLVFDPVIEEKIQSIPLPPTTTRLPAPTLKSRPDSPPKQPPHTPKTEERKEKLEEMTDMTNEVEKKPVTEKKIKEEKEDDPTDRPEKTVKTGSFKYLREEDLEDSPREGLDILKSLENTVSCAINKAQTGTPTWGGYPSIHAAYQLQGTMKPSLSAVQSVQMKPTFSATSLKSLASDMNNPIHSPCSPSPPLNHKSNVLAMEELVEKVTGKIPPKKERETKPSDTKSNASSAKPSPVAVPTDKKPAIPSEDFVKPLKNGTLDKPKREQPTPPPLPPPSRGDEGRKETHASSVIKNGAEAAKPPIKNGCSGMGIITDQSPEQPFINPLSALQSIMNSHLGKASKVVSPLLDPLAMLYKISNNMMDSPIYSNNNSSNPTQPEQQRDLNSSSQFSDCDDQPMDLTKSKSSNGHNSNGTPTVITNSNTNNNNNNNNCKFNNNNNSISMKTNSQPMIADLISEVSSPLRENALMDISDMVKNLSGHITPKSSSTPSSISEKSDVDVSAFEDTLEELTPIQRRKGRQSNWNPQHLLILQAQFASSLRETPEGKFVITDLGPQERVHICKFTGLSMTTISHWLANVKYQLRRSGGTKFLKNIDSGQPLFLCSDCASQFRTPSSYISHLESHLGFSLKDLSKLSLDIMREEQAVAKIITDKTFGALGLSEEDANGIYQCKLCNRTFVSKHAVKLHLSKSHGKSPEDHLIFVTELEKLEKA